A single Flavobacterium sp. 1 DNA region contains:
- a CDS encoding glycoside hydrolase N-terminal domain-containing protein, whose product MKFKNKIIAFLVVSLFVLQNTTAQTNSQLKLWYDKPATIWNEALPLGNGRLGAMVFGDPAVERLQLNEETIWAGSPNSNAHTKSIEALPKVRQLVFEGKFDEAQALATQDIMSQTNDGMPYQTFGSAYISFPGHQKYTNYYRDLDIENATAKVKYTVNGVEFTREILTSFSDQVIVVKLSASQPGQITANVFMNSPIDKTVPSTEGNQIILSGVGTNFENVKGKVKFQGRIEAKNKGGEVSASNGILIINKADEVTLYISIATNFKNYQDITEDEVAKSKSYLEKAISKDFETIKKAHVAYYQKFFNRVSLDLGSNDAVKKPTNERIRDFKKEFDPQLASLYFQFGRYLLISSSQPGGQPANLQGIWNDMVTPPWDSKYTTNINAEMNYWPAEVTNLTEMHEPFIQMAKELSVTGAVTAKTMYNANGWVLHHNTDIWRVTAPVDSAASGMWMTGGAWVSQDLWECYLYTGDLNYLKEIYPIIKGSADFFLDFMITDPNTGYLVVVPSSSPENTHAGGTGKSTIASGTTMDNQLVFDLFSNVIKASKLVSPDENYTKKLSDALAKMPPMKIGKHSQLQEWQDDWDNPKDNHRHVSHLYGLFPSNQISPIKTPELFEGAKQSLIYRTDESTGWSMGWKVNLWARLLDGNHAYKLIQDQLHLVTADQRKGGGTYPNMLDAHQPFQIDGNFGCTAGIAEMLMQSQEDAIHLLPALPTVWKDGSIKGLVTRGGFVIDMTWKNNKVSTLKVYSKLGGNCRLKLENTLKADKGIALKKAKGKNPNPLFYDVEVKKPIISKEAKLPKVQLPKYNEYDVEMKAGQTYSFLAN is encoded by the coding sequence ATGAAGTTTAAAAATAAAATAATTGCTTTTCTAGTAGTTTCGTTATTTGTTTTACAAAATACAACGGCGCAAACCAACAGCCAACTAAAACTCTGGTACGACAAACCCGCCACCATCTGGAACGAAGCTTTGCCTTTGGGTAACGGTCGTTTAGGCGCAATGGTTTTTGGCGATCCCGCAGTGGAGCGTTTGCAATTGAACGAAGAAACCATTTGGGCAGGTTCGCCAAACAGCAACGCGCATACGAAATCAATCGAGGCTTTACCAAAAGTAAGACAGCTCGTTTTCGAAGGAAAATTCGATGAAGCGCAGGCTTTGGCAACACAAGATATTATGTCCCAAACCAACGACGGAATGCCGTATCAGACTTTTGGAAGTGCTTATATTTCGTTTCCCGGACATCAAAAGTATACCAATTATTATCGTGATCTGGATATCGAAAATGCTACCGCAAAAGTAAAATACACCGTAAACGGAGTAGAATTTACAAGGGAAATACTGACTTCGTTTTCAGATCAGGTGATTGTGGTAAAATTGTCGGCAAGTCAGCCGGGACAGATTACGGCAAATGTTTTTATGAACAGCCCGATTGACAAAACCGTTCCGTCAACTGAAGGGAATCAAATTATACTTTCGGGAGTTGGAACTAATTTCGAGAACGTAAAAGGAAAAGTAAAATTTCAGGGACGAATCGAAGCCAAAAATAAAGGCGGTGAAGTTTCGGCAAGCAACGGAATCCTAATCATCAACAAAGCCGATGAGGTAACGCTTTACATTTCGATAGCGACAAATTTTAAAAATTATCAGGACATTACCGAAGACGAAGTAGCCAAAAGCAAATCGTATTTAGAGAAAGCTATTTCGAAAGATTTTGAAACTATCAAAAAAGCACACGTAGCTTATTACCAAAAATTCTTCAACAGAGTTTCGTTGGATTTAGGTTCAAACGATGCCGTCAAAAAACCAACAAACGAAAGAATTCGTGATTTCAAAAAGGAATTCGATCCGCAATTGGCAAGTCTGTATTTTCAATTTGGGCGTTATTTATTGATTTCAAGCTCACAGCCTGGAGGTCAGCCTGCAAATTTACAGGGAATTTGGAACGATATGGTAACTCCACCTTGGGATTCTAAATACACTACAAACATTAATGCCGAAATGAATTATTGGCCTGCAGAAGTAACCAACCTTACCGAAATGCACGAGCCTTTTATCCAAATGGCAAAAGAATTGAGTGTTACGGGAGCAGTAACAGCAAAGACAATGTACAATGCTAACGGCTGGGTTTTGCATCACAACACCGATATTTGGCGTGTAACCGCTCCGGTAGATTCGGCTGCGTCAGGAATGTGGATGACTGGTGGTGCGTGGGTTTCACAGGATTTGTGGGAATGTTATTTGTACACCGGCGATCTCAATTATTTAAAAGAAATTTATCCAATAATTAAAGGGTCTGCAGATTTCTTTTTGGATTTTATGATTACCGATCCAAATACAGGATATTTGGTTGTGGTGCCATCAAGTTCTCCTGAAAATACACACGCTGGCGGAACCGGAAAATCGACTATTGCTTCGGGAACTACGATGGACAATCAGTTGGTTTTTGATTTGTTTTCGAATGTAATCAAAGCTTCAAAACTTGTGTCTCCAGATGAAAATTATACTAAAAAATTAAGCGATGCTTTGGCAAAAATGCCTCCGATGAAAATCGGAAAACACAGTCAGTTGCAGGAATGGCAGGACGATTGGGACAATCCAAAAGACAATCACAGACACGTTTCGCATTTGTACGGCTTGTTTCCGAGTAACCAGATTTCGCCAATCAAAACGCCTGAATTATTTGAAGGAGCCAAACAATCACTGATTTACAGAACAGACGAATCGACTGGCTGGTCAATGGGCTGGAAAGTGAATTTATGGGCAAGATTGTTAGACGGAAATCACGCCTACAAATTGATTCAGGATCAATTGCATTTGGTAACTGCTGACCAAAGAAAAGGGGGCGGAACCTATCCCAATATGCTTGATGCACACCAGCCGTTTCAAATTGACGGTAACTTTGGATGTACCGCAGGAATCGCCGAAATGCTGATGCAAAGTCAGGAAGATGCGATTCATTTATTGCCTGCTTTACCAACGGTCTGGAAAGACGGAAGCATCAAAGGTTTGGTAACCCGAGGCGGGTTTGTAATTGATATGACCTGGAAAAATAATAAAGTTTCGACTTTGAAAGTGTATTCAAAATTAGGAGGAAACTGCCGATTGAAATTGGAAAACACATTAAAAGCAGATAAAGGAATTGCACTAAAAAAAGCAAAAGGTAAAAACCCGAATCCGTTGTTTTATGATGTGGAAGTAAAGAAACCCATTATTTCTAAAGAAGCAAAATTGCCAAAAGTACAATTGCCAAAGTACAATGAATATGATGTGGAAATGAAAGCGGGGCAGACTTATAGTTTTTTGGCGAATTAA
- a CDS encoding acetylxylan esterase: MKNLKNITFTLLVSIFGLTLGNAQCTSDTNFRKPVTETIKNIETIFKITVIDDRGLLKGKELDYADWRIEQGNLEVSLANILVPFELTYFKQPDGKYQIRKYESHKVSVDKGKERLDYLTTLYSNVSDWEKRKKEIKACMITSFGLDKAPPMPKSKPILTPKRIYKDYSVENIALEILPGVYTTGSIYKPYPLNKKSAIILTPDGHFGDGRYRKDEQYRCAIMAKMGAIVVSYDLFAWGESLLQFPEETHRNSIASTVQVLSGIRLLDYLATIKNADVSRVGVTGGSGGGSHTMFLSALDDRITVSAPVVMVSSHFSGGCPCESGRGIHLCGNGTNNAEISAMMAPKPQLIVSDGKDWTLAVPELEFPFIQRTYELYGKKNGVENAHFAKEGHDFGVSKRMALYPFMAKYLGLDLNKVKNEKGEIDESTCVIEPYEKLYVFGNKAENLPKNALKDINKLYEMFGEKNLKVYEVKK, encoded by the coding sequence ATGAAAAATTTAAAAAACATAACTTTTACTTTACTGGTTTCAATCTTTGGATTGACGCTTGGAAATGCGCAATGCACTTCTGATACAAATTTCAGAAAACCGGTTACGGAAACAATAAAAAATATCGAAACCATTTTCAAAATCACCGTAATTGACGACAGAGGTTTATTGAAAGGAAAAGAACTCGATTACGCTGATTGGCGAATCGAACAAGGCAATCTGGAAGTTTCTCTGGCTAATATTTTGGTTCCTTTTGAATTGACGTATTTCAAACAGCCGGACGGAAAATACCAAATCCGAAAATACGAAAGCCATAAAGTTTCAGTCGATAAAGGAAAAGAGCGTTTGGATTATTTGACCACTTTATATTCCAATGTTTCCGACTGGGAAAAACGCAAGAAAGAAATAAAAGCCTGTATGATCACGTCTTTTGGTTTAGACAAAGCACCGCCAATGCCTAAATCAAAACCAATCTTAACCCCAAAACGAATCTACAAAGATTACAGCGTCGAGAATATCGCATTGGAAATTCTGCCAGGCGTTTACACAACGGGATCGATTTACAAACCGTATCCTTTAAACAAAAAATCAGCGATTATCTTAACTCCCGACGGACATTTTGGCGACGGAAGATACAGAAAAGACGAGCAATACCGTTGCGCCATAATGGCCAAAATGGGAGCGATTGTAGTGAGTTACGATCTGTTTGCCTGGGGCGAATCCCTATTGCAATTTCCAGAAGAAACACACCGAAACAGCATCGCCTCAACCGTTCAGGTCTTGAGCGGAATCCGTTTACTGGATTATCTGGCCACCATAAAAAATGCCGATGTTTCGCGAGTGGGCGTTACAGGCGGTTCTGGCGGAGGTTCGCACACGATGTTTCTGTCGGCTTTAGATGACCGAATCACAGTTTCTGCTCCCGTGGTGATGGTTTCCTCGCATTTTTCGGGCGGTTGTCCTTGCGAGAGCGGTCGCGGAATCCACCTTTGTGGCAACGGAACCAACAATGCCGAAATCTCCGCAATGATGGCGCCAAAACCACAGTTGATTGTGTCCGACGGAAAAGACTGGACGCTCGCAGTTCCCGAATTGGAATTCCCTTTCATCCAAAGAACTTACGAACTCTACGGCAAAAAAAATGGCGTAGAAAACGCTCATTTTGCCAAGGAAGGCCACGATTTCGGCGTTTCAAAACGTATGGCGTTGTACCCGTTTATGGCGAAATATTTAGGCTTGGATCTAAACAAAGTAAAGAACGAAAAAGGCGAAATCGACGAATCGACTTGTGTGATTGAGCCTTACGAAAAATTATATGTTTTTGGCAACAAAGCCGAAAATTTGCCTAAAAATGCACTCAAAGACATCAACAAATTATATGAAATGTTCGGAGAAAAAAATCTGAAAGTATATGAAGTTAAGAAGTAA
- a CDS encoding glycoside hydrolase family 78 protein — protein sequence MKNFKNILFVFCLLISFISNGQISAVHLRCEMTENPLAVIENQPRLSWQLVSKEQNVTQSAYEILVASTEERLKKNEGDVWNSGKVVSNKNLQISYSGISLKNESKYFWKVKVWNQKDKTSNWSKTACFRIAPSALNPIWIGAITKADSHLPEGRNYHTATFNKEKKASLINASDSLSRRSIMLRKPFTTTKEIKEAIVYISGLGHYELTINGNKIGNSEFAPLWTDYDKTVNYNTYELSANELKNGENVIGVLLGNGMYNTLAERYSKFYVSFGPPTLFFKMKVIYKDGSEHIIKSDESWKYSKSPITYNSIFGGEDYNANLEQKGWNETGFNDNNWKKIIVQEAPKGVLRPQATTPITIQKQYEVATVKELKPNFFVFNMKQNLSGFTTIKVKGKKGQTVRVWVGESLNEDGTVGQGKTGKPYYYDYILKGEGVEEWQPKFSYYGFQYVQIENINYKETKNENLPTLVDLKSNFIYNSAGEAGTFESSNDIFNKTHLLINNAIKSNFQSVFTDCPQREKLGWLEEIHLNGPGLLFNYNLESFIPATMQNISDSQRDNGLIPTIVPEYVVFGGDFTDSPEWGVTGVILPWMYYEYYGDASLIEKYYPVMKRYVDYLGTKATNNIVSHGLGDWYDYGTHSAGYSKNSPIALSATSHYFYGASLLAKASKLLNKTEDIAKYEKLTSDIKNAFNKEFFNPKTKQYGTSSQFSNAVPVFMDIVEPQYKQAVMQNLLADIKAKGDRLTTGDVGNRYLFQALARNGENETMYKMNNHYDAPGYGFQIKFGLTTLTEQWDPRKGNSWNHFMMGQIEEWFYQSLAGIVPDDQNPGFKHFFIQPEIVGDMTFVKATYKSIYGNIASAWEKKDGKLILKVEIPVNTSATIKLPIANNSEIKVNGKATKDLKLGSGKYTIECKI from the coding sequence ATGAAGAATTTTAAAAACATATTATTCGTCTTTTGTCTTCTGATTTCGTTCATTTCAAATGGACAAATTTCTGCTGTGCATTTAAGATGCGAAATGACAGAAAACCCATTGGCAGTAATTGAAAACCAACCAAGATTAAGCTGGCAGTTGGTTTCAAAAGAACAGAATGTTACACAATCTGCCTATGAGATTTTAGTTGCTTCAACAGAAGAAAGATTAAAGAAAAATGAAGGAGATGTCTGGAACAGCGGAAAAGTAGTTTCCAATAAAAATCTTCAAATCAGTTACAGCGGAATTTCATTAAAAAACGAGTCCAAATATTTCTGGAAAGTAAAAGTCTGGAACCAAAAAGACAAAACTTCCAATTGGAGTAAAACAGCTTGTTTCAGAATCGCCCCTTCAGCATTGAATCCAATCTGGATTGGCGCGATTACCAAAGCCGACAGTCATTTACCAGAAGGCAGAAATTACCACACCGCCACTTTCAACAAAGAGAAAAAAGCGTCATTAATCAATGCTTCCGATTCGTTGTCGCGTAGAAGTATTATGCTTCGAAAACCTTTTACTACGACTAAAGAAATCAAAGAAGCCATAGTGTATATTTCCGGTTTGGGACATTATGAATTAACCATTAACGGAAATAAAATCGGTAACAGCGAGTTTGCCCCTTTGTGGACAGATTACGACAAAACCGTTAATTACAATACCTACGAATTATCGGCTAATGAACTTAAAAACGGTGAAAACGTAATTGGCGTTTTATTAGGAAACGGAATGTACAACACGCTTGCCGAGCGTTACTCGAAATTCTATGTGAGTTTTGGCCCTCCGACTTTATTTTTCAAAATGAAAGTGATTTATAAAGACGGTTCGGAACACATTATAAAATCAGATGAAAGTTGGAAATACAGCAAAAGCCCGATTACCTACAACAGTATTTTTGGCGGAGAAGATTACAACGCCAATTTAGAGCAAAAAGGCTGGAACGAAACCGGATTCAATGATAACAATTGGAAAAAAATAATCGTTCAGGAAGCACCAAAAGGGGTTTTAAGACCACAGGCTACAACACCAATTACAATTCAAAAGCAATATGAAGTTGCAACAGTAAAAGAACTGAAACCTAACTTTTTTGTTTTCAATATGAAACAAAATCTTTCGGGATTTACCACCATAAAAGTCAAAGGAAAAAAAGGACAAACCGTTCGTGTTTGGGTAGGCGAGAGCCTGAATGAAGACGGAACGGTCGGACAGGGAAAAACCGGAAAACCCTATTATTACGACTATATTTTAAAAGGCGAAGGCGTAGAAGAATGGCAACCGAAATTCAGTTATTATGGCTTTCAATATGTGCAGATTGAGAACATTAATTATAAAGAAACCAAGAACGAAAATCTGCCAACATTAGTAGATTTAAAATCAAATTTCATTTACAATTCAGCAGGAGAAGCAGGAACTTTTGAATCTTCGAATGATATTTTCAACAAGACACATTTGCTGATTAATAACGCCATCAAAAGTAATTTTCAAAGTGTTTTTACGGATTGTCCGCAACGTGAAAAATTAGGCTGGTTAGAAGAAATTCACTTAAACGGGCCAGGTTTATTATTCAATTACAATCTGGAAAGTTTTATTCCGGCGACAATGCAAAACATCTCGGATTCACAGCGTGACAACGGTCTGATTCCAACCATAGTTCCCGAATATGTAGTTTTTGGAGGCGATTTCACCGATTCACCGGAATGGGGCGTGACAGGCGTAATTCTGCCTTGGATGTATTACGAATATTACGGCGATGCTTCGTTAATCGAAAAATATTATCCCGTAATGAAAAGATATGTGGATTATTTAGGAACGAAAGCCACTAATAATATCGTTTCCCACGGATTGGGCGATTGGTACGATTACGGAACGCATTCGGCAGGTTATTCCAAAAACAGCCCGATTGCACTTTCGGCAACTTCTCATTATTTTTACGGAGCAAGTTTGCTGGCAAAAGCTTCTAAATTATTGAACAAAACAGAAGATATTGCGAAGTACGAAAAGCTGACTTCAGATATCAAAAACGCTTTCAATAAGGAATTTTTCAATCCCAAAACCAAACAATACGGAACCAGCAGTCAGTTCAGCAATGCCGTTCCCGTTTTTATGGATATCGTAGAACCGCAATACAAACAGGCGGTGATGCAGAATTTATTGGCTGACATCAAAGCAAAAGGCGACCGATTAACAACTGGCGATGTTGGAAACCGCTACTTATTTCAGGCTTTGGCGCGAAACGGCGAAAACGAAACGATGTACAAAATGAACAATCATTATGATGCGCCGGGTTATGGTTTTCAGATTAAATTTGGACTGACGACTCTAACCGAGCAATGGGATCCGCGCAAAGGCAATTCGTGGAATCATTTTATGATGGGACAAATCGAAGAATGGTTCTACCAAAGCCTGGCCGGAATCGTTCCCGACGATCAAAATCCGGGTTTCAAGCATTTCTTTATTCAGCCGGAAATCGTAGGCGATATGACTTTTGTAAAAGCAACCTACAAATCCATTTACGGAAATATCGCTTCGGCCTGGGAGAAAAAAGACGGAAAACTAATTCTGAAAGTAGAGATTCCAGTAAATACATCAGCGACCATAAAATTGCCAATCGCCAATAATTCAGAAATAAAAGTCAACGGAAAAGCGACTAAAGATTTGAAATTAGGTTCAGGAAAATATACAATTGAATGCAAAATATAG
- a CDS encoding six-hairpin glycosidase, which produces MIAFKNIKTNIVTATAILLSCVAVNSVQAQQDTIRYTGKTLSNVDYHHGQLSPAVGVHATQIMRASREHPEKADGFGWTYNHQSMMAYWNNTFYLHYLSDPSGEHIPPSQTFMMTSKDGVTWTKPAVLFPIYHVPNGFKKEGVEGVAKNIDAIMHQRMGFYVSSDNRLLATGYYGVALDKKDDPNDGKGIGRVVREIYKDGTYGPIYFIRYNKTGNPLPTTFPFYTKSKDKKFIKACDELLSKPLLMQQWVEEADRDDALIPLKKQYKAFNYYHLPNGNVIGLWKFALTSLSKDNGKTWEYTPLRAPGFVNSNAKIWGQKTSDNRYATVYNPSEYRWPLAISTSDDGLNYKDLLLVHGEVSPMRYGGNYKSAGPQYVRGILEGNGTPPDGKLWVSYSVNKEDIWVASVPVPVTSEVKENANDVFNDLPNGEELKLWNTYDLSWASTKIEKKTDGKKWLTLRDQDFFDYSRAERVIPFAQKMEATFTVKPEQNNHGLLQVEFQNKQGLPAIRIVFDSDGEIKVKHGARHGGIGKYEAGKEYTITVKLDVTSRSYTVKVNDVKETNKIFYAPVDGISRIMFRTGDQRYTPNADTEPDTPDFTDLPDTGKLIPEAVFNIKSLVTKKL; this is translated from the coding sequence ATGATTGCATTTAAAAACATAAAAACCAATATCGTAACAGCAACAGCCATTTTGTTGAGCTGTGTCGCAGTTAATTCGGTGCAAGCCCAACAAGACACGATACGATATACAGGTAAAACCCTTTCCAATGTCGATTACCATCACGGACAATTAAGTCCTGCAGTTGGAGTTCACGCCACACAAATTATGCGCGCCAGCCGTGAACATCCTGAAAAAGCAGACGGTTTTGGCTGGACGTACAACCACCAATCAATGATGGCATATTGGAACAATACTTTTTACCTGCATTATTTAAGCGACCCGTCCGGAGAACACATTCCGCCGAGCCAGACTTTTATGATGACTTCCAAAGATGGTGTAACTTGGACAAAACCAGCTGTACTTTTTCCAATTTACCACGTTCCCAATGGCTTTAAAAAAGAAGGAGTAGAAGGCGTTGCCAAAAACATCGATGCGATTATGCACCAGCGAATGGGCTTTTATGTTTCATCCGACAACAGATTACTGGCAACCGGTTATTACGGAGTTGCCTTAGACAAAAAAGACGATCCGAATGACGGAAAAGGAATTGGTCGTGTGGTTCGTGAAATCTACAAAGACGGAACGTATGGTCCAATTTATTTTATCCGATACAACAAAACCGGAAACCCGTTGCCAACGACCTTTCCGTTTTACACCAAAAGCAAAGACAAAAAATTTATCAAAGCCTGCGACGAGTTGCTGTCAAAACCTTTATTGATGCAACAATGGGTCGAAGAAGCCGACAGAGATGATGCTTTGATTCCGTTAAAAAAACAATACAAAGCCTTCAATTATTACCATTTACCAAACGGAAACGTAATAGGTTTATGGAAATTTGCTTTGACATCCTTAAGTAAAGACAATGGAAAAACCTGGGAATACACGCCTTTAAGAGCACCGGGATTTGTAAACAGCAATGCCAAAATTTGGGGTCAAAAAACCTCCGATAATCGTTATGCAACCGTTTATAATCCATCAGAATACCGTTGGCCATTGGCGATTTCAACCAGTGATGACGGATTAAATTACAAAGATTTATTATTGGTTCACGGTGAAGTAAGCCCGATGCGATACGGAGGAAACTACAAATCTGCAGGACCACAATACGTTCGCGGAATCCTTGAAGGAAACGGAACTCCGCCAGACGGAAAACTGTGGGTAAGTTACAGCGTAAACAAAGAAGATATTTGGGTAGCTTCTGTACCCGTTCCTGTTACCAGTGAAGTCAAAGAAAACGCAAATGATGTATTCAATGATTTGCCAAACGGAGAAGAATTAAAATTATGGAACACCTACGATTTGTCCTGGGCATCCACCAAAATAGAAAAGAAAACAGACGGTAAAAAATGGCTGACCTTAAGAGATCAGGACTTTTTTGATTATTCCCGTGCCGAGCGTGTGATTCCGTTTGCACAAAAAATGGAAGCCACTTTCACCGTAAAACCCGAACAAAATAATCACGGATTATTGCAGGTAGAATTCCAAAACAAACAAGGATTGCCTGCGATTCGCATCGTTTTCGATTCGGATGGAGAAATAAAAGTAAAACACGGAGCCCGTCACGGAGGAATTGGCAAATACGAAGCAGGAAAAGAATATACAATAACGGTTAAATTGGATGTAACTTCCCGTTCTTACACCGTAAAAGTGAATGACGTAAAAGAAACCAACAAAATATTCTATGCTCCGGTTGATGGAATTTCGCGCATTATGTTCCGCACAGGCGATCAGCGTTACACACCAAATGCCGACACAGAACCAGATACACCGGATTTCACTGATTTACCTGATACAGGAAAATTAATTCCCGAAGCAGTTTTTAATATTAAATCATTGGTGACAAAGAAATTATAA
- a CDS encoding glycoside hydrolase family 43 protein: MKKIFIILTLSLFAVSYSQKKKEIFLFTSFREPATEGLYLAYSEDGYNWKGLEGSFLKPEIGASKIMRDPSITKGADGTYHMVWTTDWKGGNGFGYASSKDLIHWSKQEYIPVMKHEPEVVNVWAPEIFYDDVKKEYIIIWASTIPFRFEKGVEDEKNNHRMYYVTTKDFKTFSDTKLYYDPGFSVIDCVIVKKGKKDYVLVLKDNTRPMRNIEVAFGKSPVGPFEKRSKPLTEYLSEGPTVVKVGKNWLLYYDNYGSKNYKALSTSDFVNFEDVSSKISLPEGHKHGTITTISEDILKGLIEKK, encoded by the coding sequence ATGAAAAAAATATTCATCATACTAACGCTTTCACTTTTCGCGGTAAGCTATTCCCAGAAAAAAAAGGAAATTTTCCTTTTCACCTCTTTCAGGGAACCCGCTACCGAAGGTTTGTATTTGGCTTACAGTGAAGACGGCTATAACTGGAAAGGCCTTGAAGGATCATTCCTAAAACCCGAAATCGGAGCCAGTAAAATAATGCGTGATCCATCCATCACAAAAGGAGCAGACGGAACCTATCATATGGTATGGACAACCGACTGGAAAGGCGGAAATGGTTTCGGCTACGCTAGTTCCAAAGACCTGATTCATTGGTCAAAACAGGAATACATTCCCGTTATGAAACACGAACCCGAAGTAGTAAACGTGTGGGCACCCGAAATTTTTTATGATGATGTCAAAAAAGAATACATTATTATCTGGGCATCCACAATCCCATTCCGATTCGAAAAAGGAGTAGAAGACGAGAAAAACAACCACCGAATGTATTACGTAACCACCAAAGATTTCAAAACCTTTTCGGATACGAAATTATATTACGACCCAGGTTTCAGCGTCATCGACTGCGTGATTGTAAAAAAAGGCAAAAAGGATTATGTTTTGGTGCTGAAAGACAACACCAGACCAATGCGAAACATAGAAGTAGCTTTCGGAAAATCACCTGTAGGACCATTTGAAAAAAGATCAAAACCCTTAACAGAATATTTATCAGAAGGACCAACAGTTGTTAAAGTCGGTAAAAACTGGTTGCTGTATTATGACAATTATGGCTCCAAAAATTACAAAGCCTTAAGCACTTCCGATTTTGTTAATTTTGAAGATGTGTCATCCAAAATCAGCCTTCCTGAAGGACACAAACACGGAACAATAACAACAATTTCAGAAGACATTCTAAAAGGATTAATTGAAAAGAAATAA
- a CDS encoding glycoside hydrolase family 28 protein, whose product MKIKNIIIVLFFITGLNTAFANDGWLNILNEGGNNKGIKCTEAIQNAIEKASKNGGGTIFFPAGEYLTGALKLKSNISIHLDSGALLKFSENFDDYLPYVEMRYEGIVMQSFSPLFYAKDVENITIKGRGVIDGQGKAWWNEVYRIETAKGPIPETKYQKMWTEQNKGIVYEPYYKRTIDKHFFRPSFFQAYNCKNILIEGVTFKNSPFWTINPEFCDNVTVTGITINNPHSPNTDGINPSSCTNVHISNCHISVGDDCITIKSGRDADGRKYGKATENVTITNCTMLSGHGGVVIGSEMSGGIKKITISNCVFDGTDRGIRIKSARGRGGVVEDIRVDNIVMKNIKEEAIILDLFYDKDNPVEPVTERTPIFRNIHISNVTGGNVNKAGFVRGIVEMPIQNITFSNINMDGKEGFTINTATDVEFHDVKVNATVGSSFKISDSKNLILDNVGSSTPIKGVPVIKIDNVSNIMINNNFPFNATDIFIEANGKDTKNIFLKNNVFNNVTTVVKKGKDLDKKAITE is encoded by the coding sequence ATGAAAATCAAAAACATCATAATAGTACTCTTCTTCATCACCGGATTAAACACCGCTTTCGCAAACGATGGCTGGCTAAACATCCTCAACGAAGGAGGAAACAATAAAGGCATAAAATGCACCGAAGCTATTCAAAACGCCATCGAAAAAGCATCTAAAAACGGAGGTGGAACCATTTTTTTTCCAGCTGGAGAATATTTAACCGGAGCTTTAAAACTAAAAAGCAACATCTCCATCCATTTAGATTCCGGAGCACTTTTGAAATTTTCAGAGAACTTCGATGACTACCTTCCGTACGTAGAAATGCGTTACGAAGGCATCGTGATGCAGTCATTTTCGCCATTATTTTATGCCAAAGATGTCGAAAACATCACTATCAAAGGAAGAGGCGTAATCGACGGACAAGGAAAAGCGTGGTGGAATGAAGTCTACCGAATCGAAACCGCAAAAGGTCCAATTCCGGAAACCAAATACCAAAAAATGTGGACCGAGCAAAACAAAGGAATCGTTTACGAGCCTTATTACAAAAGAACAATTGACAAACACTTTTTCAGACCTTCTTTTTTCCAGGCCTATAATTGCAAAAACATTTTAATCGAAGGCGTAACCTTCAAAAATTCCCCTTTCTGGACGATAAATCCTGAATTTTGCGACAATGTAACCGTAACAGGAATTACAATTAATAATCCGCATTCCCCAAATACAGACGGAATCAACCCTTCGTCCTGCACCAACGTTCACATTTCAAACTGCCACATCAGCGTGGGCGACGACTGTATCACCATCAAATCGGGTCGCGATGCAGACGGGCGTAAATACGGAAAAGCAACCGAAAATGTTACTATCACCAACTGTACAATGTTAAGCGGTCACGGAGGTGTCGTTATCGGAAGCGAAATGTCGGGCGGAATCAAAAAAATCACCATATCCAACTGTGTTTTCGACGGAACCGACAGAGGAATCCGTATCAAATCGGCTCGTGGTCGAGGCGGAGTTGTCGAGGACATTCGCGTCGACAACATCGTAATGAAAAACATCAAGGAAGAAGCCATTATTCTGGATCTTTTCTACGACAAAGACAATCCAGTAGAGCCTGTTACCGAGCGCACGCCGATTTTCAGAAACATCCACATCAGCAATGTTACGGGCGGAAACGTCAACAAAGCCGGGTTCGTTCGCGGAATTGTTGAAATGCCAATTCAGAACATCACGTTCTCCAACATCAATATGGATGGCAAGGAAGGTTTCACCATAAACACGGCGACCGATGTAGAATTTCACGATGTAAAAGTCAACGCAACCGTGGGTTCTTCTTTCAAAATCAGTGATTCCAAAAACCTGATTCTGGATAATGTAGGTTCATCAACACCAATCAAGGGAGTTCCGGTTATCAAAATCGATAACGTTTCGAACATTATGATCAACAACAATTTTCCGTTCAACGCCACCGATATTTTCATCGAAGCCAATGGAAAAGACACCAAAAATATTTTCCTTAAAAACAATGTATTCAACAATGTGACTACAGTTGTAAAAAAAGGAAAAGACCTGGATAAAAAAGCAATTACAGAATAA